In Glycine max cultivar Williams 82 chromosome 10, Glycine_max_v4.0, whole genome shotgun sequence, the DNA window ATTCATCCATTATCCAAAAGCAATAAGAGGACCACCAAAATTGAGTTTAAAACCAAGAAATAAACCATTCAGGCCTTATCAGAGTCAGGACCTTGGTGGTGGTGTTGCGTGGCCAATCCAAGTCCTTCATTGTGGTGCTTCTCCCAGAAACCAGTGTCAGCCTTGGAGTGTGCCCAATAGTACAAAATGGCGGTCAACATGGACAACAAGGTCAAGGCAGCTCCAGCAGCAAACACACCCTTGCGTAGGGTAGCACAAGACAAATCGTGATTCACAAAATACCCTCTGTACTTTGTGTGGTATGCATTCCTTGCAGACCCTGCTAACAGACACGCCTCTGCCGCCAAAAAACTAATCCTGATTTCACAGTAGTAATTATTGaaacaacaaattaataaaatatttccaatttttcaattcaatttcgTCTTCTGACAGCAAAACGCACAATCATTTCATAACTGGTGTAGCTGAAGTGAAAGTAAAAGTCTATCTAGTAATCTATGACTCTAAATTATGTTCAGTTTTTTGttactaaaataattacaaGATAAATTCGTAGGGATTTGATTATTTAAAGGTGAACTTAGCAGTGCGTGTGATTAATTGAGTGATACCATGAGAGGATGAAGGAGATGACGGCGGAGGTGGCGGAGCAGCCAGAGACGAGGCCTTTGCCGCAGCAAAGGCATCGCGTGACGCCGTTAAGGACGGTGTGGCTGAGGAGGAGGAGGGCGACGGCGGAGAGGCCGTAGACGGTGGAGGCGTCGGTGGTGTAATGGCAGAAGGTTTGGTCGTCGTACTCGTCGGGGACCACTTTGGCCTGAAAAGGAATCAAATTTGAGAGCTCAATTGCGGAAACCAAAGCGAGAGGGGGGTAGGGTTACCTCGCTACGACGTCGTTCGGCGCCAACGGCGAAGACGAAGGCTATGAGATGCAGAGCGATGATGAGGACTAAAATGGTTACAGAAACTGCCatgatttctctctttctctcactcCACTCACTGCCTTTTTTGTGCTTATGTTGTTATGTCTTTAGCATCTTCACACTCTCTTTAGCTCCGGCTTTTCCTCAGCCtaattcttcctttttcttttattcctacATTTCAACTTCTTTTTCCTAAATTCTCAttgcattttcctttttttattttttaactcttttataTAATGTATGaaacaaaaatactaattattttcGTCAACTGTTCATCATGTTCGACCATATCCCAAAActcaaaaaacatttttataaatacatacaaatttatttaccaataaaattttcacatcagaatttaagtttatgtttttgtgagatatgagtttattttttatttattagacaaacctttattgattaaatattattcttataatttttttgtataattgtCTTAAAATTGTAAGTAACATAAATAGTATTGTtctaattattaatgaaaaaaatgtgtggaccattgtttttattctttatttgtcgttcaatgcatgtttggattttggttaaattattcataatatcgttaaaatactaattaatgttattttggaTAAATGTTTGCTTATTTTATATTCTGTTTGGTTTAACGTTTCTCTATAGATAACACATGTCAATGAGTCAATCTTAAATAGCTTTGTAACTGTATTGGTTAGGATAAGTATCTGCCTATCCCTATCCCATAAATCCATAACTGATAAGTTAGCTACTTACTCCCACCCATCCATACACACTATCATTATAAATACACAGACATTTCTATGCTGTATGTATAGAAATCTTCTCATTCTATTATTAACTCAGTAACTTGAGAAATCTGGTAAGAACGGTAATACTTTTGCTTTTCTTGCTCATTTGGATTTGACTTTACCAATTTACATACCTTTTTTAAgcaaatccaaacatgcatgtTGAGGAATTGTTTgagtttaaaattaactttggaCTAAAACAATTTTAGGTAGATTTTatgttagtttaatttttttaaccaagtTTAAATCCTTTTAATTAAGATCAATTTCGTATAATCGattcaataattttatgaaCAATTACGCAGACAATTCTGTTTAATAAATGTGTAAAgtgaacaataaatatttaagtgattaaaaaaagtagtagcttttcttttttgttttgtttaggcTACTTTGGCGCGAAGTTGAGTTTGGGATTGGCATTTGTGGACGCTAGTGTAAAAGTTCGTTTTGCTTTGAGTTAAttgtttgaaaagaaataatgaGATATTCCCTAAAAAATGATGGGTTTGGATACACTGTGTGGAAGTACAGGGAAGATTGGTGAGTTTGGGCACTATACTGCCGTAGACTGAAATCAATCACGTAGCTGTGACCCAAACGATGGTCGTGGGACCCAGCtagataattattattcaaGTGATTTAGGGTGGGACCCATTTACTGCCATCGATAACTGTGAGTCAAAGCGAAAATAGCTGGAACACGGTTGTCTGGTCACTGGATTGATGGTAAGGTTGCCCTGTTTTTTAATCACGAAAATGacatataaataacaaaattaataagcaCCCAAATATATTAGGCTCCGAAACTAGtatctttaataaataaaaaataaattaatttctgtGTATTATAcagtatataattaattaaagtattaTACATTACACACTTGACTTCATTACAAAAGCTTGTCGTGGACACTGCAAAGTTTTCACAGTGTATTAAACTTACAATTAGCAAATGCAGGAAGAAACGCCTTGCAAATAGTAGCAATCTCTTGCCTGTGGCCACATCACACGCCATTGTCGCCTACTGTCTTTGTTCTCTATGCACTGTAAGTTGTAACAAGTATGATTGTCGGTGCGGATATTGTACTAGAAATCTAATTAATGACTACATTTTATATCCTCGTTAACaaatctaataataaattaagatataaaaaatgatgagtGAGTTTATGATTATGTTGAGCAAAAGCTGAAAACCTACctcaaagttaaaaattaaaaagttaatttattaaattataatatttgataaaattaattatttaaatagctaaaaaaataaattaacataaaaataataaaattatcatttatttaaaaatttaattagaaaatttgatAACTATAAGCTAAACAATTAgcctttaaaaatatattattttagttttgttcaaaaaaattaattaaaaaattagtcagttggaaaattagtttattaaattataaataatttattaaattataagtgtttgataaaaatagttattgaaatagttaaaaatataaaatgacatatttaaaaaataataataaattgaataaacatttcaaggataaaaagaaaataaaatttaaaatttaaaaactaaaagttatcattgtaaaaaaattgtactttgtttaaaaaatgttaaaagttagTAAGAAAGATTATTTACTGAATAATCAAAATAGTTTTTTGGGTtagttaaaaactaattaaaatagtttGTAAAAGATAGTCAATATTTCTCAtaattgagagagaaaaaatacaaccatttatttcatatctaaaagaaagaaagtattacattaagagaaataatatttgtacaataaataatataacatattttcaaactaaaagaaataaatatgagatgtaataaataatttgacgGAGCGACGGAGGAAAAAACTGTTgttgtataaataattattgtacgAATAGCACAACTCTCATTTTAATACTTAAGCTCATGGTGAAACTTTTAaagaatacaaataaaaaataaattctatttattaatagccatagatgaaaaaaattaacaaatagttCTAAAAGAGAAATATTTTCAGAGCATGGAAACATAATTAAgcaattttatactttttagtatactaaattataaatgctagtaaaaataaattaagttaagcaaaaattaatttatgtattttttcatactttaatcttctaatataaaaaaagaaattatttctaTGTTTACctaaattgaagaaaaatatttatttcatttttttgtattgaacataaaatattttttaaataaaatacttttttacataaattgaagaaaactgttattattataattttttagtacatataattttaaaaaatattaacaaaaagtgactaatttcagaaaatatttgCTATTCTATTTGAGATGTGGTGCGCCAGAATCCATGATCGATCTAGTCATTTGCAGCATTGGGATGTGAGTTCCTAACATGATGAGCAGCTGGTGTAGTGTTTCTTTTTGATGGATAACCATGGAGTTTGTAGTAGACTTTTGCAGTATGTATACCCTCTTTGATAGGTTATGTGGGCCTGTTGGAGGAAGAATAGTTATTGGAACCTGTGTGTGTTATAACTTCTTTATGGTAATGTGATTTGACTTTGTGAGCAGCATGACTCATCCCAGGTGAGATAGTTCTCAAAATCAGTGATGAGGTCATGTATTTCTTCAAAGCTGATTGGATTTATCTGATAGGTGTGATAATTGCATGCAGGATCGATATCAATGGTCCTGAGCATGGGTGGGGGATTCCTCGTGCATAGGTgttgttatttcttttatttcaagTAAGGCTCTATCTAAACATCGTCACACCTTGTGGCTTTTGCCATGTTTAGTGTtacttataataatattttcctttgctgataaaaaaaataataaaaatcactgTGATTTAAGGCTCGGCTGGTTTTGGTGTCATCAACAAAGTCAATAAGGTAATAGCCAACAAGAGAGTTTAATTTAGACCCTCCGAGCAGTATAACTAAATCCATTGAGCTTAATTGAACTTGAGTGTGATTACTGATTGAGTATTTATGGTAGGGATATTGGTGGTTTCATCAGATGAGGAAGTCATGGTGGAAGAGGTATGAATCAAATGCTGTTAAGCCAAGGCAATTGACACATATGGAGTAAATTATCATGGGAgttctcatttttatttctttgttattattatagcTAGAGTAAATTTGATAAGAGATAAGATGTATCCTAATCTAGACTAAAGCTGCAAGCCTGCAACAATTAGATAAGATCTACGTTTAAATTACAAGATAAGATATTAATagataagatcttcatttttaGATTACGGAATCATGTTTATCCCTTATCTATTTAGTTAGCCATAATTATGATGTGTTCAGTTAGGATTCTATATCCATTTAGTTGCAGTAGCTTCTTCTCttgttatataataaatatgtgaTGAGTTCTTTGTACCTGCATGGAGCCGCTCGATATGGATATGGATCCTGACTTCAGGTATGCTGCAagattaattaatattcatttatggttttcttccattttcttatTTCCTTGAGCCAATTACCTTTATTGCTTGCATAATGTGGTGTTTTACTCGGTTGGATGCTTTGTTGTTTGGTTCTTTGACAGGCAATTAGGGAAGGATAGTGACCGTGATTTCATGGACTCAACTAGTGATTACGGTACATGAGGGAACACAGGAATCTTCCTTATCTAGTGATGATGGGGAATCTGTCAATTCTCAGGGTTACTTTTTTTAGTATCTTGAACTGGAGACCCTCTCAGAAGTTGTGATTTACAAGCATCAAGTTGGATATCTGTAGCCTGCTTTGAGTCTTTGACATTCAGTTTTTACAGATGAACAAGGGAATGACTTGTTCTTCTTTTTGCTTGTATGCATCCAATTTGCAGGATACCAACCGATCCAACAATGAAAGATCTTGGATTCTTGATGCCTTCTTTCTGACATATCATTCCCATTATGAACCCGTGGGAGGTAGGAGGATTTTTGCTTCATTTGTGCCCGTAGCGGATTTGGTTTTATAacaaagttcaagaaaagataGTAGAACAGTGTATTACATTAAACATGTTTTATTTGAAGAATAAATTTCCTATTTGAGATTGTTGTGTTAAAATGTTAGAGCATTAAATCATTAACTAGTTTGTCATACGTTGCTATATGTAAAACAACAACTAAGCATTTTCCCACTGGCCCTAATTTTCTGTCTTGTGTATTATGGCTTATGTCTTGGCACCTGTTAGTTGTGATCTTTCTTCCATAGTTTTGTTATTTCTTACCACTGTGCATTATTTTATTGCTTTCATTGATTTTAGCAAATTTATTAGCCCATTTTTgtaagatatgatcttcttgtGTCTTGTTTAAATTTGTGAAATGTCATTTTGGATTAGTTGGGGTTCTTTATTATTTCTACtacaaaaacttctttttttatcatgggaacatgtttctatttaagCATACATTGCCAATTATTGGTTCATAGTAATGAAATTATTGTGAGATGCTGCATCTGATAACCATAGTCTGTTTTCCACTTTGCATCAGCtatgcattttttctttctttcaagttCACAAAGAAAGAGTATCGGCCACGGTGCCATCACATCCTACTGACATGGACAGTGTCCATAAAATGTCTTGCTTCATACAAGTTCAAAGGATCTCTGGATTCATAATGATTGGTGGATATGAATGTCAATTAGCTAGCTCTCTTCTGTAGGCAACTGGTTAAGGGTTCCTTTGCTGACAACTGATTAAGACTGCTTCAGGTCAGCCGTTGATGATGTTAAGGTGACCGTAGCTATAAAATACTTACTTCTGCTGTTTAAGAACTGAACCTTAGTATTTGCCAGTCCCTCCTTTGGTCCATTTCTTAGATGTCACACTTGCTGGAATCAGAGTAAATCACAAATTCAACAgaaggaaaaagggaaaaaaaatggtaagctctctgtcctttgcAATTCCTTGCATTGTTTCCTGCCGTAATAAGTGGAAGAATCATAAAAGTAATGGTAAAGCAGCGAAGCTCGGCAGAGTTGAGGCTATGTCAGCATGTGTTCATGGTGGATACTGGATATACAGATTAACGAGCCAGCTTCACAAGGTTGGTTGATACATGTTATGAGGTTTTTTGTTTGCTAACATCAATGAGCCCTGCATGGATTGCTTCTTGTTGATTTCCAACTATATTAATGTTGGTATGGTTTTGTTAAAGAGAACAACAGGCTACATTTTTTTCTGTCCTGGTTGGGAAATTTTACTGTATAGGAGCTAGGTGGACTCACGTTTCTTAGCTGCATTACCTGTAGAACTCTTCTGTTGATTTACTATACCAATGAAGGGTTCCTTTTCTTTCGATAATGGTAAAGTTCATGTTGATAGAACTAATTAAAAAGTTCATCTGTATTTGagaatgatattttataagtGAGTTCAGAAGAACCAAGTTCATTTGTTTAACCTAAACTGCAAGCCAATACAGCTAAAAGTACAATATTCCTATATATGGTTATCCACGGTCCTACAAAAACTTGATAAGGTCTAGTTATTAAGTTACTAATAGAAGTTAGTAATACTGATTCTAATTTATATAAAGTTCAGTATTTATAGCATATGCCTATGGTACTTTGCCCATTCGTTGGGGATGGATTTGGCCATTTTGGTTCAATATTTATACTAGAGTGAAAGGGTTTTTATGGTATTGTAATTGAAATAGTTGTGAATTAAAGGTATTTCAATTCTCAAGTCTAACATTAATCTTTTTAATGTGTAAAGATTACTCCATGCCTCttctaacaaaatatattttagataaatgattaaaaatcaaGTTTTGATTGCTGTATTTAAAGAACTCAAATATCTGTtagatttttttgaaatattttaggaAGTCTCATTGATTGCAGACACGGCCAAAtggcaaatattaaaaaatcgaATGCATCACTACTTTATGAACTTGTGCTAGATGAATATTTGTCAATCGATAATGTATTGGCTTGTAGGATTGCGGACAACCTTATCTAGGAATATCACACTTTAATCTTTTTTTGGCTTGTAGTTTGGGTAAAATTAACGCCAGTGGTTTTCAAAGTTTTACTTTCGTTGCTGATATAGTAGAGTCTTCAGCATACATGTCAactttcctataaaaaaattacgaaTAAAAAAACCTTGACATTTCCCCCTCCGAACAGTACTAGTTTGTTTGCTTAGGTTTGAGATGATTTCAAACAGTTATCTgtttgttgaaaggaaaaaatatgcGCCGAGTAGAATTTGTTAAGAGTAACTTTAACCTTTTCGTACAGTAAAATTAAAtgtgaatattattattatttaacagCAAGTCAAAACTGATTCTTCtaaactcaattttaaaatatcattttgaaaacagaaaaactttttaactGGTTCAGTCGACAAGAATTTCGCCAATGACTAAAAGCAAATGAACCCTTCGTTGGTAtctaaaatcaagaaaaagttCTATAGGTAATGCagcaaagaaaaacaagtatAAGAATTCAAATAGAGTTGGGGGCAATTCTAGCATGAATACATCTAACACCATATCCAGTAAAATTTCTCCAATAAATTAAAGCTAAAGTCCAATTATAGAACATCACCAGGACAGAAAAAATGTAGCCTGTTCTCTTTTAACATAACCACAACAACAGATAAGCAACTGATGGAGGACTCATTGATGTtagcaaacaaacaaatcaGCTAGCACTTGAGAAGCTGCTTGTTAATCTGTACATCCACCATGAACACATTTAAGCCTCAACACTGCCTCTTGTCCAAAGCTTCACTGCTTTATTACCATTATTGCTTTTCTGATTCTTTCACTTATTACGGAAGGAAACGATACAGAAAATTACCAAGGACAGTGCTAAACATCTTTTCTCCATTTTTCATCTTCCTTCTGTCAATTATGTTATTAACTCCAACTTCATCAAGTATGGCCATCTAAGAAATGAACCAAGAGGCACTGGCAAATGCTAATGTTCTATTCTTAAATGGCCAAAGTATAATATTACAGTCACCTTAACATCATCAACGGCTGAAAAACTGAAAATCTGGGTGACTGACTTGATGCAGTCTTAACCAGTCATCAGCACCCTGCAAAAGAGACCGCTGGCATTCGTGTCCACCATTAGGAGTCCACAGAGATCCTTTGAACTTATATGAAGCAAGACCAAAAACAGGTAAAGACATTTTATGGACATTGTCCATCTCAGTAGGATGTGGCATGGGAGCCTGGACTCTTTGTGAACctgaaaaaaataatgcatgTCTCAATAAATCAACTGGTGCAAAATAGGTAATGGATCATGGTTATCACAAGTGGCATCTCACAATTTCATTACTATGCAGTATGCGCCTATAATTGGCAATATGCACTTCAAAAAGAAACATGTTgccatgattaaaaaaaaacacaatatttGTAGTTGTAGTAGAATGATGAAGAACCCCAACTAATCATACATATCAAGTAAGAAGAAAacaatggaagaaaaatcaCAATTAGCAGGTGCCAAGACATTAGCCATATTCATATAATCGTAAACCAAGGAAGATTGTGAAACCCAAATATGCATCTTATCCATTACATACATGTATCATAGTCTAAGGAAAGGTTCTAAGATAGCATTTTATCTTAGAACCACTTATTATGTTACGGATGGATGCATATACACAGCTCTATTCCATATTAATGGTACATATATATGTAACATACACAAGATAGAAATTTATGGTGTCATATACTCATACATTGCATGTAGCCAATCCCTACACTTCCTAGTGGAAAAGGGCTTAGTTGTTGTACATATGGTAACAAAAGATTGCTGATTTAATACCAACATCCCAAGTCCTAAcacaacaaccacaaaaatatgaaatttattcaTGTAAGAAAACTTACTTAATGTAATACAGTGTTTTCTTATCTTTCCCAAACTTCGTTATATAGCAAAACCCACTAAATCGTAAATGAAAAATCCATCTTACCTCCCATGGGCATATAAAGAGAATGGTATGTCAGAAAACAAGCATCGAGATCTTTTAATGTTGGACCAGTTGGTATCCTGTAAATTGGATACCTACAAGCAAAACATAAGAACAGATCAGTCCCTTGTGTATCTGTAAGCTGAATATGAAAGCACATAAGTAAAGAAGAATACCAGGCTACAGATATCCAACTTGATGGTAGTATATCACAACTTCTAAGGGTCACCAGTTCAGGGAATTGAAAAGCAAGATCCATTATCTATCAAccacataaaagaaaatataatcaaacagcCCAACAAAGAAGGAACAGGAATAACAAATGACCAAAATCCCGTAGGATAGAGTAAGTTAGCACACCTTATCAGCCAAAGGCTCACGGCTGTAAGGAGGGTCCCGTTCAAGATACTCAAAAATCAAGTAACCCTGAGAATTGACAGATTCTCCATCATCACTAGAAAACCCATCTGGTGGAAGGGAATGGTGGTCTCTCAAAGATAATCCGCCCATCCATTGAGGCACCTCTTCTAACAGATGGGGAAGATTCCTCAATCCCCTTCCATGTACAGGTTCACTATCACTGCTACCATCACTACTTGAGTCCCTAAAATCACTGTCACTATCCTCCCCCAGTTGCCTATCAAAGATCCAAACAACAACATTGTCATACAAGTAGCTAACTCTTAGCTTAAGGCATTCAACCATAGAAGCAGTAAAGGTCATCATTGTATTGAGGAAATCAAAAtggcagaaaaccaaacatGAACAATAATTTCAATCCTGCAACATACTTAAAATCCATAAACACCCGattaaaaatatgcaaagtaTCCACTCAAACCCGATTGTTTGGCTTGTATTTGGATTTTGCACCTTTTCAAACAATCACTAAAATGAATCATCTGTGCGGGTCCAAAGAAAGCTATATACCTTGACTTTACAGTTGGCTTCACATTCTGGGAATAAATTTGGATCCCAGACAGATACGGAACATAGTACTGAACAACACTATCCTTGTCATTCAGTACAAGTGGCACTCCTGCGCCATAAGCACTCCATTCCCGAAAGGATTCCCACAAATCCCCGAGAACGAAGTAAGGCTGAAACTCCGCCCCACACGCCCTGAGTCCTCTTGTCGTCCTCTGCAAGATCCAAGAAAACTTTCATGCTTAACAGTTCCACACATACACAATcataagaaaaatgagaaattcacaaaaaaataattatttttttctttttctgcacaaaaacattgcttcatttgtttcttttaattcaCACCAAAAACATCCTCTCCATTCCTTCCATGGTCCCTTCTATAATTAAACACGGCCATAAATGTTAAACCTTCTTCCCATTGAATGCTTTGGTCACAACTCACAAAGACGTGAACTTTAAATCGAATTCCAATAAACCCAATTTGAATAAATGAAACACGATTTCACCAACAACccagtttaataaaaaaaaaaaaaactttctttttcaaaacACTTGTTCCAGTGACTCAAAAGCAAACCTTAGGCAGACACTGAGCAGGCACGGAGGGTGTGATCGCCTGCAAGAACCGCTCCAGATTACTCAACCGGTTCGCCACCGGTTCACACGAAGGAACCGCGCCACTCTTCTTTGCCTCGTCCGACCCGACCCGGTTCTCCGGTATCCGGTTACCCGAATCCACCGATTTGTCTCTAACGGAGCGAGACGCGGCAACGTCGCTTTGGGCCCTACGCAGCTTGTCATTCTCCATAGTTAGAAGCGACCGGCGAGCCTTTGCCGGAGAATAGAACCGATCCTCGCCGCGAGCGCGCCCGAAGTTCAACCCAGTACCCAACATTCCTATGCCcaataaaaagagaagaaaaaaaaaaaggacccaGGAATAAAAAGCGGAACTTTAATGGATAAAACCTCGAGTGTGTGTGGTCAACGGTGTTTgggatagaaaaaaaatggttgGGAATTGGATGGGAGCGATGAGGATCTGTGTGGGGCGATTCTAGGGTTTGGGGGAaaggggttgttgttgttgttgtgaggAAGAAGGGTTTGAGTAGAGAGGAGTTGTTTCTGTGAATCGgagagaatgaaagaaaaaatagaaagggatGGGTCTTTGAGTTAAATAGAACAACGTTACGATTTCTATATTCCTGCATTTTcaatactgtttttttttatttctcttggtGTCACATGAtgctattattaattaattatatctttttatttatttattttttctctccttgaATGACTGAATAAATTACTATTGTTAATTACGTGAATggcattttttttctgaataaagAAGCGAACGTGGAGGGAGTCAGGAAATGGATCTGGTCGTTGGATGAGGTGGAGTGGAAGGGTAAGGTAGTCATTTCAATCGAGGGCTAAGTGGAACGCATGGCGAGAGGCGAAAAACAATTGAAaacgaaaaaataattaatgaatgaatCTGACTATGACCGACCATAGActaaaactctttctttttctttgatttatttattgttgctatttttcattttttttactgcaatatttcttttttcttttttgataaaatttcttttcttttattgaaaaataggtATCAcgcattttataaaatatttcaatttgatGCACACTTTTATCATCTGTTCAGATGAGAAAAAAATACcggaaaaataacaaataaagac includes these proteins:
- the LOC100808582 gene encoding uncharacterized protein, with product MAVSVTILVLIIALHLIAFVFAVGAERRRSEAKVVPDEYDDQTFCHYTTDASTVYGLSAVALLLLSHTVLNGVTRCLCCGKGLVSGCSATSAVISFILSWISFLAAEACLLAGSARNAYHTKYRGYFVNHDLSCATLRKGVFAAGAALTLLSMLTAILYYWAHSKADTGFWEKHHNEGLGLATQHHHQGPDSDKA
- the LOC100809119 gene encoding uncharacterized protein isoform X2, producing the protein MLGTGLNFGRARGEDRFYSPAKARRSLLTMENDKLRRAQSDVAASRSVRDKSVDSGNRIPENRVGSDEAKKSGAVPSCEPVANRLSNLERFLQAITPSVPAQCLPKRTTRGLRACGAEFQPYFVLGDLWESFREWSAYGAGVPLVLNDKDSVVQYYVPYLSGIQIYSQNVKPTVKSRQLGEDSDSDFRDSSSDGSSDSEPVHGRGLRNLPHLLEEVPQWMGGLSLRDHHSLPPDGFSSDDGESVNSQGYLIFEYLERDPPYSREPLADKIMDLAFQFPELVTLRSCDILPSSWISVAWYPIYRIPTGPTLKDLDACFLTYHSLYMPMGGSQRVQAPMPHPTEMDNVHKMSLPVFGLASYKFKGSLWTPNGGHECQRSLLQGADDWLRLHQVSHPDFQFFSR
- the LOC100809119 gene encoding uncharacterized protein isoform X1; its protein translation is MLGTGLNFGRARGEDRFYSPAKARRSLLTMENDKLRRAQSDVAASRSVRDKSVDSGNRIPENRVGSDEAKKSGAVPSCEPVANRLSNLERFLQAITPSVPAQCLPKRTTRGLRACGAEFQPYFVLGDLWESFREWSAYGAGVPLVLNDKDSVVQYYVPYLSGIQIYSQNVKPTVKSRQLGEDSDSDFRDSSSDGSSDSEPVHGRGLRNLPHLLEEVPQWMGGLSLRDHHSLPPDGFSSDDGESVNSQGYLIFEYLERDPPYSREPLADKIMDLAFQFPELVTLRSCDILPSSWISVAWYSSLLMCFHIQLTDTQGTDLFLCFACRYPIYRIPTGPTLKDLDACFLTYHSLYMPMGGSQRVQAPMPHPTEMDNVHKMSLPVFGLASYKFKGSLWTPNGGHECQRSLLQGADDWLRLHQVSHPDFQFFSR